The proteins below come from a single Camelus bactrianus isolate YW-2024 breed Bactrian camel chromosome 2, ASM4877302v1, whole genome shotgun sequence genomic window:
- the ANKRD50 gene encoding ankyrin repeat domain-containing protein 50 isoform X2, which produces MKPPQQSLYLLVDSVDEGCSVTEGEHTSASLSGTVAELLAAHHEFFPPWLLLLCSARKQSKAVTKMFTGFRKISLDDLRKAYIVKDVQQYILHRLDQEEALRQHLTKETAEMLNQLHIKSSGCFLYLERVLDGVVENFIMLREIRDIPGTLNGLYLWLCQRLFVRKQFAKVQPILNVILAACRPLTITELYHAVWTKNMSLTLEDFQRKLDVLSKLLVDGLGNTKILFHYSFAEWLLDVKHCTQKYLCNAAEGHRMLAMSYTCQAKNLTPLEAQEFALHLINSNLQLETAELALWMIWNGTPVRDSLSTLIPKEQEVLQLLVKAGAHVNSEDDRTSCIVRQALEREDSIRTLLDNGASVNQCDSNGRTLLANAAYSGNLDVVNLLVSRGADLEIEDAHGHTPLTLAARQGHTKVVNCLIGCGADINHTDQDGWTALRSAAWGGHTEVVSALLYAGVKVDCADADSRTALRAAAWGGHEDIVLNLLQHGAEVNKADNEGRTALIAAAYMGHREIVEHLLDHGAEVNHEDVDGRTALSVAALCVPASKGHASVVSLLIDRGAEVDHCDKDGMTPLLVAAYEGHVDVVDLLLEGGADVDHTDNNGRTPLLAAASMGHASVVNTLLFWGAAVDSIDSEGRTVLSIASAQGNVEVVRTLLDRGLDENHRDDAGWTPLHMAAFEGHRLICEALIEQGARTNEIDNDGRIPFILASQEGHYDCVQILLENKSNIDQRGYDGRNALRVAALEGHRDIVELLFSHGADVNYKDADGRPTLYILALENQLTMAEYFLENGANVEASDAEGRTALHVSCWQGHLEMVQLLITYHADVNAADNEKRSALQSAAWQGHVKVVQLLIAHSAAVDHTCNQGATALCIAAQEGHIDVVQVLLEHGADPNHADQFGRTAMRVAAKNGHSQIIKLLEKYGASSLNGCSPSPVHTMEQKPLQSVTSKMQSLTIKSNSSGSTGGGDVQPSLRGLPNGPAHAFSSPSESPDSTVDRQKSSLSNNSLKSSKNSSLRTTSSTATAQTVPIDSFHSLSFTEQIQQHSLPRSRSRQSIVSPSSTTQSLGQSHNSPSSEFEWSQVKPSLKSTKTNKGGKSENSGKSGSAGKKAKQNNSSQPKVLEYEMTQFDKRGPTAKSGTSAPSKQMPTESQCKIMIPSAQQEIGRSQQQFLIHQQSGEQKKRNGIMTNPNYHLQSNQVFLGRVSVPRTIQDRGHQEVLEGYPSSETELSLKQALKLQIEGSDPSFNYKKETPL; this is translated from the exons ATGAAGCCTCCGCAGCAGAGCCTGTACCTGCTCGTGGATTCTGTTGACGAAGGGTGCAGTGTGACCGAAGGAGAGCACACGTCTGCCAGTTTATCTGGGACTGTTGCAGAGCTTTTAGCTGCTCACCACGAGTTCTTCCCACCATGGTTATTGCTTCTCTGTTCTGCCCGAAAACAGAGCAAAGCTGTTACTAAAATGTTTACCG GTTTTCGAAAAATAAGTTTAGATGACCTTCGGAAGGCATATATCGTTAAAGATGTTCAACAGTACATTCTTCATCGTTTAGATCAAGAAGAAGCTTTGCGACAGCACCTCACAAAAGAGACTGCAGAGATGTTAAACCAGCTGCACATTAAAAGTAGTGGGTGCTTTCTTTATCTAGAAAGAGTTCTCGATGGAGTTGTGGaaaattttattatgttaagaGAGATTCGTGACATCCCAGGAACTCTAAATGGTCTGTATCTCTGGCTGTGTCAAAGACTTTTTGTAAGAAAACAGTTTGCAAAGGTTCAGCCTATTTTGAATGTGATTCTTGCAGCCTGCCGACCTTTGACCATAACGGAATTATACCACGCGGTATGGACCAAAAATATGTCATTAACCTTGGAAGACTTTCAACGCAAGTTAGATGTCCTCTCCAAACTTCTTGTTGATGGACTAGGAAATACTAAAATACTGTTTCACTATAGTTTTGCAGAGTGGCTTCTGGATGTGAAACACTGCACTCAGAAGTATTTATGTAATGCAGCAGAAGGACACCGAATGTTGGCTATGAGTTATACCTGTCAAGCCAAGAATTTAACACCATTGGAAGCACAAGAATTTGCATTGCACTTAATTAATTCAAACTTACAGTTAGAGACAGCTGAATTAGCTCTGTGGATGATATGGAATGGTACACCTGTCAGAGACTCCCTGTCTACTTTAATACCCAAGGAACAAGAAGTGCTACAGCTGTTGGTTAAAGCTGGTGCTCATGTCAACAGCGAAGATGATCGCACATCATGCATAGTCCGACAGGCCTTAGAAAGAGAGGATTCCATTCGGACATTATTAGATAATGGAGCTTCTGTGAATCAATGTGATTCGAATGGGAGGACATTATTGGCTAATGCTGCTTACAGCGGCAACCTTGATGTAGTGAATTTACTTGTATCCAGGGGAGCAGATTTAGAGATAGAAGATGCTCATGGACACACACCACTTACCCTAGCTGCCAGACAGGGACATACCAAGGTGGTTAATTGCTTGATTGGCTGTGGAGCAGATATTAATCATACTGATCAAGATGGCTGGACAGCATTAAGATCTGCTGCTTGGGGTGGTCACACTGAGGTGGTTTCTGCACTACTTTATGCTGGTGTAAAAGTGGATTGTGCAGACGCTGATAGCAGAACTGCTctgagagcagcagcctggggagGACATGAGGATATTGTCCTGAATTTGCTCCAACATGGTGCTGAAGTCAACAAAGCTGATAACGAAGGCAGAACTGCTTTGATAGCAGCAGCctacatgggacacagagagatTGTGGAACACCTGCTGGACCACGGAGCAGAAGTGAATCACGAGGATGTGGATGGCAGGACTGCACTCTCTGTAGCTGCGCTTTGTGTTCCCGCAAGTAAAGGGCATGCATCAGTTGTTAGCCTCTTAATCGATCGAGGTGCTGAAGTAGATCATTGTGATAAAGATGGCATGACTCCGCTGCTGGTAGCTGCCTATGAAGGACATGTCGATGTGGTTGACTTGCTTCTAGAGGGGGGAGCAGATGTAGACCACACAGATAACAATGGTCGTACACCCCTCTTAGCAGCAGCTTCTATGGGTCATGCTTCGGTTGTAAACACACTTTTGTTCTGGGGTGCAGCTGTGGACAGCATTGACAGTGAAGGGAGGACAGTCCTCAGCATAGCTTCAGCCCAAGGAAATGTTGAAGTAGTACGTACTCTCCTGGATAGAGGGTTAGATGAAAACCACAGAGACGATGCTGGATGGACACCTTTGCACATGGCAGCTTTTGAAGGTCACAGGTTAATATGTGAGGCACTTATTGAACAAGGTGCTAGAACAAATGAGATTGACAATGATGGGCGGATACCTTTCATACTAGCTTCACAAGAGGGTCATTATGATTGTGTTCAAATATTACTGGAAAATAAATCGAACATTGATCAAAGAGGTTACGATGGAAGAAATGCACTGCGGGTTGCTGCGTTAGAAGGACACAGGGACATTGTTGAATTACTTTTCAGCCATGGAGCCGATGTTAACTACAAAGATGCCGATGGGAGGCCCACACTTTATATTTTGGCCTTAGAAAACCAACTTACGATGGCTGAGTACTTTTTAGAAAATGGGGCAAATGTAGAAGCAAGTGATGCTGAAGGAAGGACAGCACTTCATGTTTCCTGCTGGCAGGGCCACTTGGAAATGGTGCAGCTTCTGATCACCTACCACGCTGACGTCAACGCTGCAGACAATGAAAAGCGCTCTGCTCTGCAGTCTGCAGCCTGGCAGGGCCACGTGAAAGTGGTGCAGCTTCTGATCGCGCACAGTGCGGCGGTCGACCACACGTGCAATCAGGGTGCCACTGCGCTCTGTATTGCGGCCCAGGAAGGGCACATCGATGTTGTGCAGGTTCTGTTGGAGCATGGTGCTGACCCAAACCACGCTGACCAGTTTGGACGCACTGCTATGCGTGTTGCAGCCAAAAACGGACATTctcaaataattaaattattagaaaaatatggTGCATCCAGTTTGAATGGCTGTTCTCCATCTCCTGTACACACCATGGAGCAGAAACCTCTACAATCGGTGACTTCAAAAATGCAATCACTAACAATTAAGTCGAATAGCTCTGGCAGCACTGGTGGAGGGGACGTGCAGCCTTCGCTACGCGGGTTACCGAACGGGCCAGCTCACGCCTTCAGTTCTCCTTCAGAATCGCCTGATTCAACAGTTGATCGGCAGAAGTCATCATTGTCAAATAATTCCTTGAAAAGCTCAAAAAATTCGTCTTTGAGAACCACTTCGTCTACAGCAACGGCTCAAACAGTGCCAATTGACAGCTTTCACAGCTTGTCATTTACAGAGCAAATTCAGCAGCACTCACTGCCGCGCAGTAGAAGTCGGCAGTCGATCGTTTCCCCGTCTTCCACAACGCAGTCCTTGGGGCAGAGCCACAACTCACCCAGTAGCGAGTTTGAGTGGAGCCAAGTAAAGCCCAGTTTGAagtcaactaaaacaaataaaggGGGGAAATCAGAAAATTCCGGCAAATCTGGGTCAGCTGGGAAAAAAGCGAAACAAAATAATTCTTCACAGCCAAAGGTTTTGGAATATGAAATGACTCAGTTTGATAAGAGAGGACCTACAGCCAAATCTGGGACCAGTGCACCATCTAAACAAATGCCCACAGAATCGCAGTGCAAAATCATGATACCTTCAGCTCAGCAGGAAATTGGTCGATCGCAACAGCAGTTTCTTATTCACCAACAAAGTGGGGAAcagaagaagagaaatggaaTAATGACAAATCCAAATTACCATCTTCAGAGCAACCAGGTTTTTCTTGGTAGGGTCTCAGTCCCACGAACAATACAAGACAGAGGGCATCAGGAAGTGTTAGAAGGATATCCTTCCTCGGAGACGGAGTTAAGCCTTAAACAAGCCCTGAAGCTTCAGATTGAGGGTTCTGACCCTAGCTTCAACTATAAGAAGGAAACACCATTATAA